A stretch of the Prochlorococcus marinus str. MIT 0918 genome encodes the following:
- the rsmD gene encoding 16S rRNA (guanine(966)-N(2))-methyltransferase RsmD translates to MKSQLRLINGRKIKSPTGKLVRPTTSIVREAVMNILQEKLKDANWLDLFSGSGIMSCEAIQKGAKAILAVELNKTNYKTCKENILSISNSENHNVHVNIINSEANKLLKLGFKKYLINLLKQNYQKQNKFDLIYIDPPFKLNLYSSVLKNLIKGDWVKENAIAICETSKKTIFHIPSEWSLKTEKNYGEIKLFFLTPNPE, encoded by the coding sequence TTGAAATCACAACTGAGGCTAATAAATGGCAGGAAAATTAAAAGTCCTACAGGTAAATTAGTACGACCTACAACCTCTATTGTTAGAGAAGCTGTAATGAACATACTTCAAGAAAAACTTAAAGATGCTAATTGGCTTGATCTTTTTAGTGGTAGTGGAATTATGAGTTGTGAAGCCATACAAAAAGGAGCAAAAGCTATACTAGCAGTTGAACTTAACAAGACAAACTATAAAACCTGTAAAGAAAATATCTTATCCATTTCAAATAGTGAGAACCACAATGTGCATGTAAATATTATCAACTCAGAGGCAAACAAACTATTAAAACTAGGTTTTAAGAAATATTTAATAAATCTATTAAAGCAAAACTACCAAAAACAAAATAAATTTGATCTAATTTATATAGATCCACCTTTCAAACTCAATTTATATTCTTCTGTTCTTAAGAATCTTATAAAAGGTGACTGGGTAAAAGAAAATGCTATTGCTATTTGTGAAACCTCAAAAAAAACAATATTTCATATCCCCTCTGAATGGTCTTTAAAAACCGAAAAAAATTATGGGGAAATTAAATTATTTTTC